A window of the Schlesneria paludicola DSM 18645 genome harbors these coding sequences:
- a CDS encoding M56 family metallopeptidase produces the protein MSQILSDAAMAASETCVWVLAHSLWQAGLIGMGVQVALGTLPARHAELRYRIACGGLITVVLAVFVTWSILRLHVSAPASSAAISTALITSGDPRSAVAGRVQADMSNDPRWEVPPHGVANVSSMRIDRRVTVWLTGAWFVIASIMLFRGLTGYAMVRTWSLPASHATRFGLAPLESIAKEFAERLGLRNKIRLMVCENVSVPAVIGIIWPTILVPPAMMFGVPLEQWRIIIAHELAHVHRWDALASLTQMVIESLLFFNPATWWISRQIRIEREACCDALAVQLCGRPLTVARVLVDVASAVQVVRPPTTDIAAGAMLGFADPAPGNSELTDRVQRLVAPERAPRVKVSWGSLFGLVLMIVLFAVVLQRGTDLAVTAAARLITPKERVDTLAHLELEARGILVPPADDSELIGGERTSTNDRLSANGQEQRVPVEIRVRFDDGRLVGPQLRLNSLSHNGNWTSTRALDTSGESLSEFRKTFEFAPSRLRIVASHEGWAPVVSPIVSVIPRGHDNVIELVLTKGRSVQVVVRNQDGERISGAFSRIQLNVKNGASTSSAGVVPIESQADAQGRLQFEHIGLGDYGLQVKAPGYQRFELEHSFVHDSLQSAAEAPFVVTMKRAHPTVVRVLGTDTNQPVAGARFVLVSWSSNNRSVSNQVPSDGVRPDRWVDFGETEGNGVVHLNELCDDTLYHFVILREGYGPATIELRAGEKDHVIHLNLPLRMTGHVTGQLERLRQIQRNGRQVQVFGLQRQVGQSNQSVDVEVDDAGFYSIENVVQDEQLTFAIPDQTRKIVARESMQVQDFHIKPAAVEPLLAMRDVVIRLTGTAPDAPARGSLYAMWQHSNLPDANRDIGPFILKGNEIRLSVAVGARLRFWAADLVGYRIAEQRDLEIVPGDDPQVFLAPTSPDGGIFASIMRHDGTPADSAIMTTFALQLPPHDEANAIIHPSGASSGPQFLSRVPLGGRYRVCAREVRDGSCVWAISDEVAIDETTPIRRVVIALPNGRDWRMRVLDPNGTPVIGQPVQLKVSFELNTKSNSSSTAFTLETVTAEDGYATFRGLSLDQRMTPLAVRLTVIASPAKFAGAMSFNVDLDRPVEMQLKPGVSASGVLIESDTGKPISGAEIQIAPVEMSQAEYKRAITTRTDHLGQFHFDQLERIRYRGQVKDAAAKGAVIEVQPGGGHRVRHPNGVTQLELMGGKREPVRWEVVLYPDSTLRPVK, from the coding sequence ATGTCACAGATCTTGAGCGATGCTGCGATGGCAGCAAGTGAGACGTGTGTTTGGGTGCTCGCACATAGCCTATGGCAGGCGGGACTGATTGGCATGGGCGTTCAAGTCGCGTTGGGCACCCTTCCTGCTCGCCACGCCGAATTGCGATATCGAATTGCGTGCGGTGGCTTGATCACGGTCGTGCTGGCTGTTTTTGTGACATGGTCGATATTGAGGCTTCATGTCAGCGCCCCCGCATCCAGCGCCGCCATTTCGACCGCGCTGATCACTTCAGGCGATCCGCGTTCCGCCGTGGCAGGACGCGTACAGGCCGACATGTCAAACGACCCTCGGTGGGAAGTTCCGCCCCATGGGGTCGCCAATGTTTCGTCGATGCGAATCGATCGACGTGTTACCGTGTGGCTGACAGGAGCTTGGTTTGTCATTGCGTCGATCATGCTGTTCCGCGGACTCACGGGATATGCGATGGTTCGGACATGGTCTTTGCCTGCATCGCACGCAACGCGCTTCGGCCTGGCACCGCTCGAATCGATTGCGAAGGAATTTGCGGAACGGCTTGGCCTGCGAAACAAGATTCGCTTGATGGTCTGCGAAAATGTCTCGGTTCCAGCGGTAATTGGCATCATCTGGCCCACAATCCTCGTACCGCCTGCCATGATGTTCGGTGTTCCACTTGAACAGTGGCGTATCATCATTGCGCATGAGTTGGCTCACGTTCATCGATGGGACGCACTGGCAAGCCTGACCCAAATGGTGATTGAGTCACTGCTCTTCTTTAACCCTGCTACCTGGTGGATCAGCCGTCAGATTCGGATCGAGCGCGAGGCCTGCTGTGATGCATTGGCGGTGCAACTGTGCGGACGCCCGTTAACGGTTGCCCGGGTGCTCGTCGATGTCGCTTCGGCTGTACAGGTGGTGCGACCGCCTACGACTGACATCGCAGCCGGAGCAATGCTTGGATTCGCTGATCCTGCTCCGGGAAACAGCGAGTTAACTGATCGGGTGCAACGTTTGGTCGCGCCGGAAAGGGCGCCGCGAGTGAAAGTGTCCTGGGGAAGTTTGTTTGGACTCGTGCTGATGATCGTATTATTTGCAGTGGTCCTTCAGCGAGGAACTGACCTTGCAGTGACGGCAGCGGCTCGATTGATCACGCCGAAAGAACGGGTCGACACGCTGGCTCATTTGGAACTTGAGGCCCGAGGAATCCTGGTTCCACCGGCGGATGATTCCGAGCTGATCGGCGGTGAACGAACGTCAACAAATGATCGCTTAAGTGCGAACGGACAAGAACAGCGCGTTCCCGTCGAGATCCGAGTTCGATTCGACGACGGAAGGTTGGTTGGACCGCAACTACGCCTTAACAGCTTGTCTCACAATGGAAATTGGACCAGTACGCGAGCATTGGATACGTCGGGTGAATCTCTGTCTGAGTTTCGGAAGACTTTCGAGTTTGCGCCGTCACGGTTGCGGATTGTCGCTTCGCATGAGGGGTGGGCTCCTGTTGTCTCGCCGATTGTGTCCGTCATTCCAAGAGGTCATGACAACGTCATTGAACTGGTCCTGACAAAAGGGCGCTCTGTTCAGGTCGTTGTCAGAAATCAAGATGGCGAGCGGATTTCAGGGGCATTCAGTCGAATCCAATTGAATGTGAAGAATGGAGCATCGACGTCCAGCGCCGGAGTCGTTCCAATCGAGTCTCAGGCGGATGCTCAGGGACGACTGCAGTTCGAGCACATTGGTCTGGGAGACTACGGTCTCCAAGTGAAGGCTCCCGGTTATCAGCGGTTTGAACTTGAACATTCGTTCGTCCACGATTCGCTGCAATCTGCGGCAGAAGCCCCGTTTGTCGTCACGATGAAACGGGCACATCCCACTGTGGTAAGGGTTTTGGGCACGGACACGAACCAGCCTGTTGCCGGTGCTCGGTTTGTCCTTGTGTCTTGGAGCAGCAACAACCGCTCTGTGTCAAATCAGGTCCCCAGCGATGGCGTTCGGCCTGATCGTTGGGTCGATTTCGGCGAGACTGAAGGCAATGGGGTTGTTCATCTGAATGAGCTGTGTGACGACACCCTCTACCATTTCGTCATCTTGCGCGAGGGGTATGGTCCAGCGACAATCGAACTGCGAGCGGGCGAAAAGGACCATGTGATCCATCTCAACCTGCCGTTACGAATGACGGGGCATGTGACGGGACAGCTTGAGCGGCTACGCCAGATTCAACGAAATGGTCGCCAGGTCCAGGTTTTTGGCCTACAACGGCAGGTGGGGCAGTCCAACCAAAGCGTGGATGTGGAAGTCGACGACGCAGGCTTCTATTCGATCGAAAATGTCGTCCAGGACGAGCAACTCACATTTGCGATTCCTGATCAAACTCGGAAGATCGTGGCTCGCGAATCGATGCAGGTTCAAGACTTTCACATCAAACCGGCAGCCGTCGAGCCTTTACTGGCGATGCGAGACGTTGTCATTCGACTGACGGGAACCGCGCCCGATGCACCCGCACGAGGATCCCTGTATGCGATGTGGCAGCATTCCAATTTGCCGGACGCGAATCGTGATATCGGTCCATTCATTCTGAAGGGGAACGAAATTCGATTGAGTGTGGCGGTGGGAGCGAGGCTACGATTCTGGGCCGCCGATTTGGTGGGATATCGAATTGCCGAGCAGCGTGATCTGGAAATTGTTCCTGGCGACGATCCGCAAGTCTTTCTCGCGCCGACGAGTCCTGATGGAGGAATCTTCGCTTCAATTATGCGGCATGATGGGACACCGGCGGACAGCGCGATCATGACGACATTTGCTCTCCAGCTTCCACCACACGACGAAGCAAATGCCATTATTCATCCGAGTGGTGCATCCAGCGGGCCGCAGTTCCTGAGTCGTGTGCCACTGGGGGGGCGATATCGTGTCTGTGCTCGTGAGGTTCGCGACGGATCGTGCGTCTGGGCGATCAGTGACGAAGTTGCGATCGATGAAACGACACCGATTCGACGAGTGGTCATCGCGCTGCCCAACGGACGTGATTGGCGAATGCGAGTTCTTGATCCCAACGGGACACCCGTGATCGGCCAACCGGTTCAGTTAAAAGTCAGTTTCGAACTGAATACAAAATCGAACAGTTCGAGTACCGCATTCACGCTTGAGACTGTCACGGCAGAGGACGGTTACGCGACCTTTCGCGGCCTTTCGCTTGATCAACGAATGACACCCCTGGCAGTTCGGCTGACCGTGATTGCTTCGCCAGCGAAATTCGCGGGGGCAATGAGTTTCAATGTCGATCTGGATCGTCCGGTCGAGATGCAATTGAAGCCAGGAGTCAGTGCCAGTGGAGTTCTGATCGAATCGGATACGGGGAAGCCGATATCCGGTGCGGAAATTCAGATAGCCCCGGTGGAAATGTCTCAGGCAGAATATAAGCGGGCAATCACAACGAGAACCGACCACCTTGGACAATTCCACTTTGATCAACTCGAACGAATCCGATATCGAGGACAAGTCAAAGATGCGGCTGCCAAGGGGGCCGTGATCGAAGTTCAGCCTGGAGGTGGTCATCGGGTTCGCCACCCAAATGGAGTCACCCAATTGGAACTGATGGGCGGCAAACGAGAGCCCGTGCGTTGGGAAGTCGTTCTTTATCCAGATAGCACATTGCGACCGGTGAAGTGA
- a CDS encoding BlaI/MecI/CopY family transcriptional regulator gives MMAKKKAAYTEPAEFELQILGALWEHGPATVRQVMERLSDGKERAYTSVLSVMQVMHKKGLLCVADERDGLAHIFKPLVSREKIVVPLLSRLVTKVFGGSRRAALQHLLHDDAVDRAEIDELRRLIDDLEARNKKS, from the coding sequence ATGATGGCAAAGAAAAAGGCGGCTTACACTGAACCTGCGGAGTTTGAGCTACAGATTCTGGGGGCACTTTGGGAACACGGCCCTGCCACCGTTCGCCAGGTCATGGAGCGCTTGTCTGACGGCAAGGAACGTGCCTACACGTCGGTCTTGTCTGTCATGCAAGTGATGCACAAGAAAGGTCTGCTCTGCGTTGCGGACGAGCGAGACGGGCTGGCGCATATCTTTAAGCCCCTGGTGAGTCGTGAGAAGATCGTGGTTCCGCTGTTGTCCAGGTTGGTGACCAAAGTATTCGGTGGGAGTCGGCGCGCCGCTCTGCAGCATCTTCTGCACGACGATGCCGTTGATCGTGCCGAGATTGATGAACTTCGCCGACTAATTGACGACCTGGAAGCTCGTAACAAGAAATCCTGA
- a CDS encoding DJ-1/PfpI family protein, whose protein sequence is MARKILMPIGDATEVMDTLYPIFRLQEDGYEVVVTGPEARLYHGVMHEIPPDANIPWDITREQPAYHVRATIAFRDVRPEEYFAVLFSGGRAPEYLRYDEHLLAITRHFFEAGKPIAMLCHGVEIPAAAGCLHGRKGTTVPKCALDITQFGGTYVDEDVVVDGNLVSCRGWPQNGPFMGEFCKLLRSVG, encoded by the coding sequence ATGGCGCGTAAGATTTTGATGCCGATCGGTGATGCCACCGAGGTCATGGACACCCTGTATCCCATCTTCCGTCTTCAAGAAGACGGTTACGAAGTCGTCGTCACCGGCCCGGAAGCGCGACTGTATCACGGCGTGATGCACGAAATTCCACCTGATGCGAACATCCCGTGGGACATCACACGCGAGCAACCGGCCTATCACGTCCGGGCCACGATTGCGTTCCGCGATGTTCGGCCCGAGGAGTACTTCGCGGTCTTGTTCTCTGGCGGTCGCGCTCCTGAATATCTGCGTTACGACGAACACCTGCTGGCCATCACGCGTCATTTCTTCGAAGCCGGCAAACCGATCGCAATGCTGTGCCACGGCGTCGAGATTCCCGCGGCCGCGGGTTGTCTGCATGGCCGAAAAGGCACCACCGTGCCGAAGTGCGCTCTCGACATCACGCAGTTCGGCGGCACCTATGTCGATGAAGATGTGGTCGTTGATGGAAACCTGGTCAGTTGCCGAGGCTGGCCTCAGAATGGTCCATTCATGGGCGAGTTCTGCAAGCTGCTGCGATCGGTCGGCTGA
- a CDS encoding sugar phosphate isomerase/epimerase family protein, whose product MKLSLSVRIVEAPCKTKLFVPFEELVRIAKETGYQAVCLRASAGGVDTPRSRLIEMRRCVEDAGLFVSMVTADFNVPLNNDHGPDSLRNIEPSLDVAEAVGCTLVRVCLKDRKDIPFARQAAVQAARRGMRLAHQCHTTSLFEEVEPMLKVIAEIDQPNFGLIYEPANLLLNGQSYGLETLRALRPYLVNVYVQNHRLNVAGTDELPTFCRGNVRFDHLDPWTPGGVDFEAVASALKQIGYDGTFTIHQAQGTQSADAARAFARGCADYFGPLIRHEST is encoded by the coding sequence ATGAAACTCTCGTTGTCTGTTCGTATCGTGGAAGCTCCGTGCAAGACAAAGCTCTTTGTCCCATTTGAAGAGCTTGTTCGTATCGCGAAAGAGACTGGCTATCAGGCGGTCTGTCTTCGCGCCAGTGCCGGTGGAGTCGACACCCCCAGGTCTCGACTGATAGAGATGCGGCGTTGTGTGGAAGACGCGGGCTTGTTTGTTTCGATGGTGACGGCCGATTTCAACGTGCCGCTCAACAATGATCATGGACCAGACAGCCTACGAAACATTGAGCCCAGCCTGGACGTTGCCGAGGCTGTCGGATGTACGCTGGTTCGAGTCTGCTTGAAAGATCGAAAGGATATTCCGTTTGCCCGGCAGGCAGCGGTGCAAGCGGCACGACGCGGCATGCGGCTGGCGCATCAGTGCCATACCACGTCGCTATTCGAAGAGGTCGAGCCGATGTTGAAGGTGATTGCGGAAATCGATCAGCCGAACTTCGGACTGATCTATGAGCCCGCGAATCTGTTGTTAAACGGACAGTCGTACGGGCTCGAGACGCTGCGGGCACTTCGTCCGTATCTGGTAAATGTCTATGTGCAGAATCATCGGCTGAACGTGGCGGGCACCGACGAGTTGCCGACGTTTTGTCGCGGGAATGTCCGGTTTGATCATCTCGATCCGTGGACGCCAGGCGGAGTGGATTTCGAAGCGGTTGCGTCTGCCTTGAAGCAAATCGGCTACGACGGCACGTTCACGATCCATCAGGCACAAGGGACGCAGTCCGCCGATGCCGCCCGTGCATTCGCGCGTGGTTGTGCGGACTATTTCGGGCCGCTCATCCGTCATGAATCGACGTAA